Proteins encoded in a region of the Raphanus sativus cultivar WK10039 chromosome 8, ASM80110v3, whole genome shotgun sequence genome:
- the LOC108820560 gene encoding uncharacterized membrane protein At3g27390-like, with protein MAVVTNLGSCLKISYVIFAFCSAFFLGALKGLIVGPIAGLTLIAGNVGVILGLFPAHVTWTLYAVAKTNRFDIPLKLAILVALPALFGIWLGLSIAISVLVGVGYGFFTPWISAFEAFRQDTESNKFFHCLVDGTWGTIKGSCTVVTDFRDLCYHSYPFYLKELRESPPSDELQTLRLIHVPGCIIVGIIGLVIDIPLFTAIAVVKSPYLLFKGWYRLAQDAINREGPFLEIACIPVAGLTILLWPIIVIGFVLTTIFSSIFVGLYGAVVVFQERSFRRGLSYVIAVVGEFDEYTNDWLYLREGTIFPKPRYRMTKGSFSMEVSVVVHPSAVSRVNSSGSVEPPAMLVPSLVRSVSVRGAIQEVRMIQIWEHMMGWFEMEGKELLDQGVITPADLYESLKGRHGNESSVINVGLPSYALLHTLLRSIKAGAHGMLLLDGSEVTHLNRPQDKFLDWFFNPIMVLKDQIRVIKLGESEVRYLEKVVLFSNHEQRMEAWDNGGNLPQENLRAAQIQGISRRMMGMVRSISKLPTYRRRFRQVVKALITYWLEKQGLNRSGSMSSGDFIEEV; from the exons ATGGCTGTCGTCACTAACCTCGGAAGCTGTCTGAAGATTTCTTATGTCATATTTGCCTTTTGTTCTGCTTTCTTTCTCGGTGCTCTCAAAG GTTTGATCGTAGGTCCAATAGCTGGTTTAACATTAATAGCAGGAAACGTTGGAGTGATTCTTGGTTTGTTCCCTGCACATGTTACTTGGACTCTTTACGCTGTTGCAAA GACAAATAGGTTTGATATCCCTCTGAAACTAGCAATCTTGGTAGCACTTCCTGCATTGTTTGGGATATGGTTAGGTCTAAGTATAGCAATTAGTGTCCTTGTTGGTGTTGGCTATGGATTCTTCACTCCATGGATCTCTGCTTTTGAAGCATTTAGACAAGACACTGAATCCAACAAGTTCTTCCACTGTCTTGTG GATGGAACTTGGGGAACAATCAAAGGAAGTTGTACCGTGGTTACCGATTTTAGAGATCTTTGTTACCACTCTTATCCATTTTACTTAAAGGAACTGCGAGAATCACCTCCTTCAGATGAGCTTCAAACTCTGAG GTTGATTCATGTTCCTGGATGCATAATTGTAGGGATTATAGGACTAGTTATAGATATACCTCTTTTCACTGCAATAGCTGTTGTTAAAAGCCCTTACCTCCTGTTCAAAGGCTGGTACAGACTAGCTCAAGATGCCATTAACCGAGAAGGACCATTCCTTGAGATAGCTTGCATCCCAGTTGCTGGTTTGACAATACTGTTATGGCCTATTATCGTCATTGGATTTGTCTTGACGACCATCTTCTCCAGCATCTTTGTTGGGTTGTATGGAGCAGTAGTTGTGTTTCAGGAAAGGTCATTTAGAAGAGGATTGTCTTATGTGATTGCAGTAGTTGGAGAGTTTGATGAGTACACTAATGATTGGCTTTATCTTAGAGAAGGAACTATCTTCCCAAA GCCAAGATATAGAATGACAAAAGGATCCTTTTCAATGGAAGTATCTGTGGTTGTTCACCCTTCAGCTGTAAGCAGAGTCAATAGTTCCGGTTCTGTAGAACCTCCAGCTATGCTAGTACCAAGCCTGGTTCGTTCTGTATCGGTTAGAGGAGCAATACAAGAAGTCAGGATGATTCAG ATTTGGGAGCATATGATGGGGTGGTTTGAGATGGAAGGCAAAGAACTATTAGACCAAGGAGTGATAACACCAGCTGATCTATATGAGTCTTTAAAAGGAAGACATGGAAACGAATCATCGGTTATAAATGTTGGCCTTCCTTCTTATGCCTTGCTTCATACACTTCTTAGATCTATTAAAGCTGGTGCTCATGGTATGCTTTTGCTTGATGGCTCGGAAGTGACTCATTTGAATAGACCGCAGGACAAGTTCTTGGACTGGTTCTTTAACCCAATTATGGTGTTGAAAGATCAGATCAGAGTGATTAAACTTGGAGAAAGTGAAGTTAGGTACTTGGAGAAAGTTGTTCTCTTTAGTAACCATGAACAAAGGATGGAAGCTTGGGACAATGGTGGTAACTTACCTCAAGAAAACCTTAGAGCTGCCCAAATTCAAGGAATCAGCAGAAG AATGATGGGAATGGTACGGAGCATATCTAAGCTTCCGACGTATAGAAGACGGTTCAGGCAAGTGGTTAAGGCTCTAATAACGTATTGGTTAGAGAAACAAGGCTTGAATCGATCCGGTTCCATGAGTTCAGGAGATTTCATTGAAGAGGTCTAA
- the LOC108820552 gene encoding uncharacterized protein LOC108820552 yields the protein MESMEVAPSAAFQSPSRSSQQQLHFYLAVDRPQFKMETVVELLGVLGRRPWLPVVVCCSSRDELDAVSSSLSTLPYISFAALYSDLGERDRAMVLENFRQATVNWNHHLNSAVEEGLEESEAREEEDEKKSHLVVVTDVCLPMLSSGESSLSSRVLINYELPTKKETYSRRLTSCLASGGIVINMVVGGEVTTLKNLEETSGIIIAEMPINISEIL from the exons ATGGAATCCATGGAAGTAGCTCCATCTGCAGCTTTTCAATCTCCCTCTCGTTCCAG TCAACAACAATTGCATTTCTACCTCGCCGTGGACCGTCCCCAATTCAAAATG GAGACAGTGGTGGAGTTACTAGGAGTGCTAGGTCGTCGTCCATGGCTTCCCGTTGTAGTCTGTTGCAGCTCTCGCGACGAACTCGACGCCGTCTCCTCTTCCTTGTCCACTCTCCCTTACATCTCCTTTGCTGCTTTG TACAGCGATCTGGGAGAGAGAGACCGAGCTATGGTTTTAGAGAATTTTCGACAAGCTACAGTAAACTGGAACCATCACCTTAACTCTGCAGTGGAAGAAGGTTTGGAAGAGAGTGAagccagagaagaagaagatgaaaagaaatCTCATCTGGTGGTTGTGACCGATGTTTGTCTTCCGATGCTTTCATCTGGTGAATCTTCTCTTTCCTCGCGAGTTCTCATCAACTACGAGCTTCCTACTAAGAAGGAAACTTATTCTAGGCGTCTAACATCTTGCTTAGCTTCAG GTGGGATTGTCATAAACATGGTTGTTGGAGGTGAAGTAACCACTCTCAAAAACCTTGAAGAAACCAGCGGCATTATCATCGCAGAGATGCCTATCAAT ATTTCTGAGATTTTGTAA